Within Thermus sp. CCB_US3_UF1, the genomic segment GGGCTCAAGCGGGTGGCCACCCCCCTGGTCCTCCTCCTGGATGCGGACCTCTTGGGCCTCCAGCCCGAACACCTCCAGGCCCTCCTGGAACCCGTGGCCCGGGGGGAGGCGGAGATGACCGTAGGGGTCTTCCAGGGGGGAAGGCTCTCCACCGACCTGGCCATGCGCCTCACCCCCTTCCTTTCCGGGCAGAGGGCCTTGCGGACCGAGGCCCTGCGGGGTGTGCCTGGGCTTGCCGGGGCCCGGTACGACCTGGAACTCCTCCTCACCCGGCACGCCAAGCGGCAGGGCTGGCGGGTGCGCTACCTCCCCCTCCCCGGGGTAAGCCAGGTGATGAAGGAGGAAAAGCGGGGCCTCCTTCCCGGGCTTTGGCACCGCCTGCGCATGTACCGGGAGATCCTCCGCTACTACCTCAGGGCGCAGGCCTAAAGCGCAAAAGCTCCACCCAAGACCCCCCAGCCCGGTAGGCCACTACGCCCAAGCCCGGGACCAGGTAAAGCTCCTTGAGGTCGGTCCCGCCCCGTTCCGTGGTGTAGGCCACCCGCACCCGGTAGGCGTTGAAGGCCCCCGCCTTCACCCGTACCCCTTCCAGGCCCTCCACCCGGGCGGAAAGGGCCACCCGCTGGGCGCGGAAGCGGGCGCTTCCCCCCCAGGCGGCCCCCAGCTCCAGCCGGGCGGGGTAAAGGAGGAGGGGAGGCTCAAAGGGAAAGTACCCCTCGGGAAAGCCCACCCCCAGGAGGTATACCCCCTCTGGGGCCAGACGCAGGCGGTCCTCCCGGAA encodes:
- a CDS encoding glycosyltransferase family 2 protein, which codes for MEATVLIPAYNEEATLAQVVRVAKEAGLPVVVADDGSQDRTAQVAEGAGALVVRLPQNQGKGGAIAAGLKRVATPLVLLLDADLLGLQPEHLQALLEPVARGEAEMTVGVFQGGRLSTDLAMRLTPFLSGQRALRTEALRGVPGLAGARYDLELLLTRHAKRQGWRVRYLPLPGVSQVMKEEKRGLLPGLWHRLRMYREILRYYLRAQA